The segment TTGCCTTCCTCTCATGTTCAGGAGACACATCAGTTTCTGATTCACTCAAATCAATTACATCAATACATGGACCATTTGATTTTGGAAATTTGGATACCATACAGGATTGTCTTGGTGGGGAAGGGCTTAAGAGATCAATGACCTCACTTTTAGCAGTACTTGGACCAACTTCATTGCAAGATATATCATCACTGCTCTTTGGATCAAGCCACAGATCTTGGTTTGTTAGATCAACTTCTGGTGCAGCAGTACGGCTTTCTGATATCTCCACATTTGAAGAAAAGGAGGCATTGTGAACAGAACTGCTTTCTAATTCGATGTCAAGTAATAGTCTTTGGAGTTTTAGATCAATTTCAGTCACAGAAGATCCCTTTTCTGATTTCTTTGGCCCTGTTTTCCTGTGATTTTGTTTCTTCCTTTCAGCCCTTTCCTCCTCAAATTCCACAATCTTCTCAGGACAAGCACTTTGgacaaaacaaaaggaataaAGGATAAGGAAAACGAATTTTCCAGTATtaaaagatattaaaataaaaacagagaTAAATACTATTTGCTTATCCAGAATACCCCTAAGAAATATCTGAAAAATGATTGTAGAACTTTTTGTTTGCTCAGTTCCAGGTGTAGAACTGGATACCCTCTGTATGGGccatgaaaatatttaaaaaaaacatttacacAGCATTAAGCTTTTACCAGAAATTCATTAATAACTATAGAATATGACCGGTCTTCTTGATGTGTTCCTCTCAATGCATTATTTAAGAATATTTGTTGTACTTTAAATATGTTCTTTTTTCGTCTAAActccaagaaaaaaaaggggaaaatagAAACATACTCTATTGATTGATTGTTACAAAAACCTAAGCTTTGATTAGAAAAGATTCCATGCCTGTTATAAGTTGCAATCTCAAACAAAATCTTTCAATGTGCATGCAACACAAAATCCGTCTCAAATTAGATGCAGCACCACCCAACATTATACTTAAGTCACTACAAAAGGATAAAATTCATTACCTCTCTACAAGATCCGCTGGTACTATGGAGGTCTTAAGTCCATCTAAATCCTCCCATGAGACCTCATAACAATCTCTTCCCTGAACCTTTCGATGCTTGATAATTTTTGAGACAGGGCATTTAACTGGTATCTGTAATTGGGAAATATTACTAGTCAAATGAAAGAGGAATCGTAAACCTAATACGCCACAAAATGGTTAAAGATAGAAAAGTACAAACAACATATTCACTCAGATTTTATCAACTATGTTTAAATGTGAAAAGGGGGCATTTATACGTCCTATGGATAAAGTCATTGCACTTTTTTATAAAGTACATATAATCAGTTACCTTATTTTCAACAGTAACTACAATAAATTTATGCCAGAATTGTTTCTTAGCATATCATGAAATCAAAAGAGCTAGTGGCTCCAATTTTAAAAATGGTCCAAGCAGAAGGATAGAGCATAGCTTTCAATATAATGCAAATGACAATTGACATTCATTCTTTAAATGCTATTTCTAAAATCTTCCAGGGTAGTACTAATGGTGCAACTCTGCAAGTTTATAGAACATGAGTGACCAAACAGAATTATATCATCATAATTTACCTTGAGTAAACCATTAATGAATAAGGAATtagtgttataaaaaaaaaacagtagtACCTTGTGTAATGGAAGCTTCAGTTCTAGATCTGATGAAGTTGATCGCAAATTACAAAATCGCCGTAAGTTTCGTTCAGCAATCTTTGGAAGGATATACTCGTCTGAGATATGAATCATGAATAaggtaaaaaaaacaaaaataagaaggcacaaaaaaaaaaaaaaaaaaaaaaaacctggaaaaacatattttagaccaATTTGCCATACAATCTAGGAAACGTTATAGATATTATATTTTATGACACCCTGTAACCTCAAAAAATTCCCATATTTTCTATGATTTTGGACGCAAGCAAATTGTGTCGACAGAAAATcccaaaaatctaaaaatattaacCATGAATTAATCTATTGTGAAGCCCATGGGTAGGAAACTGAGAAAACAATAACTAAGTATCTGTGAAGTATCAAGCACAAATGCCAATATGATACAATATGGATACCAGCAGTACTTCATTTCTTTAATCTGGGATATGATATGATAGGGTTAAgcttattaatattttgtaataaatgtgccaaattttagtttaaaagatGAATAACAAACTTTAAAGGCATAAAATAGCtacaaataattaaagaaactatgaagattttttttaaaaaatgatcaaaacccATGCTAGACATTTATGAAGATTTAGAATTTTGAAggtctaaaacttttttttccctggtGTAATGACTTTATGAAAATAGAACAAGTACAGGGGGTGTAAAATATATCCTCACTTATATCTGTTGAAATCCCTATTTTTCCTtaagaacaatcaatttttACCTCAAATTGATATGTGCCATATCCATGCCCTACCCAAGATTTTCATATATTCATATCACATATATATTAGAATAGATATGGCAGGCATTTTGAATTacttgtgcttttttttttctttttctttttttaattcaaacatTACAACAagtgggggaggggggattcGAATCCTGGTTTTCCTCAGGAAGCAGACTAGGCAATGCTACTGAGCTGCAAGACTTTTGGTGAAATACTTGAGCTTGTTCAATATGTATTAAGTTTTTTAACTAAGATTTATAGAACCCATAACATTCTGCAGATCTTTCAGACTACAAACAAGTGATGCTCACAGATGGGCAGGGTTCATGCTCTTGAAGCATCTGGTATGACAATTCTCAAATATAAGCATCCTACAATTACACAGCATATTTTCCTAATCCACCAAGTTTTAGATCCAAATTAGATGTGACTtgaacaatttaaaattttaaaccactGAAAAAAACACACCAAAAATTTTAACCATTGGAAAGATCCGACATTCTGACTTCACATGAGAATTTTGTTTTGGGAGTTACCAGGACAATAGCCAAAATCCTTGACTTCCATTTAGCCACTACAAACTCTGACTGTTTAAGACAACCAAAATCAACAATGTGCTTGTATAAATTCTTACATTTGATGTATGTGTGCATGAGCATATAAGGCATGAAATATGAACAAGGGAATGAATGAAGAACCTGTTTTATCAAGAGGCCACTCAAAAAACTGAGCACATATCTGCTGAAGTTTGGCACGTTGAAAAGGATATTGAGCAAGAGCCCTACAAAGG is part of the Quercus robur chromosome 9, dhQueRobu3.1, whole genome shotgun sequence genome and harbors:
- the LOC126698694 gene encoding single-strand DNA endonuclease 1-like isoform X3 — encoded protein: MGSEFSCMIKEAKVLGMALGIACLDGIEEAEAQCALLNSESLCDGCFTSDSDVFLFGARTVYRDICLGDGGYVTCYEMTDVERQLGFGRNSLITLALLLGCDYSQGVHGLGPESACQIVKSVGDNVVLQKVASEGLSFVKKKRSSKKQGAVSKCNNSKENSLDHDMNVNGSKHDSQRDDQHLQVIDAYLKPKCHSADSDAVHRALAQYPFQRAKLQQICAQFFEWPLDKTDEYILPKIAERNLRRFCNLRSTSSDLELKLPLHKIPVKCPVSKIIKHRKVQGRDCYEVSWEDLDGLKTSIVPADLVESACPEKIVEFEEERAERKKQNHRKTGPKKSEKGSSVTEIDLKLQRLLLDIELESSSVHNASFSSNVEISESRTAAPEVDLTNQDLWLDPKSSDDISCNEVGPSTAKSEVIDLLSPSPPRQSCMVSKFPKSNGPCIDVIDLSESETDVSPEHERKARELRLFLASIRDEIS